The following DNA comes from Kluyveromyces lactis strain NRRL Y-1140 chromosome E complete sequence.
TCATACCAAATGTGTCACCCAATGGGAAACAGAATAAACCGGCTATTAATTCGATGATCCCACCGTAAAAGATTGCAGCGCCCAGCACTATCTTATTGTTAGTGACTCCTCTCACTTGTGCGTTCACCATCGATAGTAATAGACAAGAAAACCCAAAGCTAGACAAACCTAGCGGCAATGGGTTGGCGTATACTTTGTGATCGGTATCAAGATCTGCCAGTTCACCTTGCAGTAAAGTGACGTTGGTCTTGGCGCGGGTTAACTCTTCGGTTTGGTTTTCTAGGTCATGATCTCGAGCTAACCATTGTTCCAAATCAGAAGTCATGTACGTCTTCCCACCAATCACTACgtactcttcttttgctCTTTTATTGTGACGACGTTGACGGTTTTTATCCATGctatcgtcatcatcaccGTCAAAAGAGCTGGAATCGTCATCATCTCTTTCATCGACTAGCATTTTAGgtacatcttcttcgtcataTTCATCGCTGTTGGAGTTTATCCGTTCAATAGTAAAGAGTGTATTAGACGTTTCAGTGGCCGTTACCTTCGGTAGTTGTTTAATGCTATCTTCACGGTATTCGGTCATTTTTTTACCTTTCTTGTTAGAATGTTGAATGTGGAGTGGGGCAGTTTAGGTTCTCTTTCCTTTACGTTAAGAGAAATGGAGCAGCTGTTGTGGTGGATGTTAGAAACAGTTTGAGGCTGAAAATCAGAATATGCCTGTAACAATCAAGTGTGTGGTATTACCCCTCTTTTCCACTCAAGAATAAGCTATTGCAAACCAGAAGGTATAATTTGGTAACCCATCTGTCAAAAGAGGAGCACAGTTTTGCCTCTTCCCCTCAAATGATCTGGAAACCGAtcagatatatatatagagGAGAAATCTGATAATATGGGGGGGAAAATTCTCTCTTCCACAGCAATATCTCTCTAACTTGTTGTGAGCAGGAAAGAATTCTCACCCAGTCCTAAGTTCGGACACTTTGACTCTACTGCAATTACGGACTATCTCTCCAAATATCTGAAAAAAAGGCACGGAATCAGTATGAATTTCTATAACATTAATGGCCTAGGGTATTGCGATTAGTGTTTTCCAAACTTCTATCAAATGTTCTACTATACTCCTCGCGTTAAATCGGACACCTTTTCCTTCCAGTAGTAAAACAGAATAAGgtttctttttccaattaTAACGAGGAGCTATACTTTCAGAGGTTGGCATAATACCCACAGTCACAGCGCACCGACAATAAAACCAACACGGAATTTCTCACAGAAGTATTACAGATAATCAAGCCTGTACTACACTCTGGCTAGACATCCGGTTTAAAATTGACAAGAAACTGGCATCTATTACTCTTTGTTGCTCGCGCTGAACCTTATCATTTGCCCGTTAAAAGATGTATGCTCTGTCCCATCCAGCCCTAAAGCAACTACAAAGCAAGTTCCTCCTCTTCTCCGAAGGATCACTATCGATTTACTGGAGAGTAAGTGGGTCTTGATAACTTGAATTGTCTCTCTATATTCCGATTTACGTGATAGTTTTATCGCTTGTCTATCGAGAAATTGCGTAGACAACTTTTATTGGTCGTCAATCAGTCACTGCAGTTTCTCAGCCGTACAGAACAAGCGATGGTTGTACAATATAGACGGAGGCTTAGTGTTATAACGACGCTaagttttttttctttttcggTATTTCCGATGTTAGTAAGAGATCCCTCTAGGAGTAATTTTACCAGGGTCTCTTCCTTTCTTAATTTCTCCGTACACCTGTTTGTATGCGGCTATCGTCTTGCCCctcattttttttacaGATTGATATCCAATTGCGGCACGTTCTCTGTCTCTGTCTTGCACTcataaataaataaactAGATCTTGAATCTCTCTTGCACTTCAGCCACTTCAACTTGACGTTCTGATTAAAATATCGTAGAAACGCACCCAAAATTTTTAAAATAGAAAGTTTCAAGTAAGAATTCCGGGCAGCCGCACCATCTTGAAACTGCTAGGTACgtttattttattttaaaaTCGTGTTTGCCTCCACAACttgaatattcaaaaagttgCTATCTGGGATTGCTTGCTCTAGCAGCACTACGATGGAGCTACTGTTTCGATGGCAGACCCTCAAGTTCCTTGTTCAATCCCAACATACTAGGGTTAAAACCTTTCCCTTGGTCAGTCGAACTACTGATGTAActatattttttattattatgcCTTTCTTTTGATTACATGTTACGCCTCATGTCGTGCGGCTTTATTTAATGATAATGGCCTTTCTTGTCCCTCGAGGTTCTTTTCCCAGAAACATCCGCGAATgggatttgaaaaatagaaaaaggAACATAATAGGAAAACGTTTTTTCTGTCAAAGTTAGGTTTGGTACATTGAGATATGCCAATACCCAATGTTCGCATGTGAAACAGAAACGCCAGTAGCCTTGGAACTTGTGAAGGTGTTTTCCATCGTTGTTAACTCAGCTTACCTCACACGGCCTTAATCTTTCCCTTCCTTTTGCCGTCTTTCGGTGAATAGCATGTACTTAATATATATGGGTTGCAATTTGATTGCAGTTTTTCTAACTTTGACGCCTAAAAATCATCTTTCagatccaaaaaaaataataaacgTTTAGTGTAGTGAACAATGTTTTATATACAGCCTAAAAGATCAATTATATCGGAGAGTTTCTTGACACTGTAATGAACTAACGTCGTATCCTTTGTAAGATGTTTGTTTACATCGTTTTCCAGTAGAATTGTGGTAAAACCTGCTTCTAGGCCAGCTTGCATATCGTCAATAGAATCACCAACCATCACCATTTCGGAAGGGTTTATATTCAGACGTCTCGCAATATGCAGTAAAGGGTCAGGTTTAGGTTTTGGTGGTTGAAACTCCCTAGTTACTATACATTTGAACTCATTAAGTTCGGTAGGAACAAATGAATCAATTAAGTAGTTGACCGGTTTAATTAAATTCCTTGTACAGATACTTTTACTGACATCATTGTCGTTGAGATATTGGAACAGTTCTATAAGCCCGGACTGAGGTTGCATCTCATCCATTGCCCTTTGTTCAACTGCTTCTATTTTGTTATGTGCCTCGACTCTTTCCTCTATTGTGGGAAGGTTTTCTATAAAATGTAATATATCGATACTTTTATCGAGACATCCAACAGCTTCTCTCATGGCTTCTAATGTCATCAGAAAGAATTTGTTAGTCTAAAACGAGTTGCTAATGGCTTTGCCTGGTGTTGAGCTACAAATCCATTGTAGTTCATTGTTAATACATACTGAACATCCATGTCTGTGGAAGACATAAGGTACCATCCATGTCAAAGACAAAAGATCTTATACTCTTATCAGTAGCCTTTAACCTTAGCATAACGTATACTAATGCAGTCTTTTGTACCGGCTTGCTAGGTCAAGGTTAACTGCCTCATATGTTTTCTCTCTTTACTTTTGAACCAGTTCATTCCTATTACCgttccatttttttatACGTTATGGAAAATAGGAAAAAGCTAGAGGAGACATTCTACCCAGAACAAAATATAATTCTGAATCTTTAAAAAATGATACTTATTTATGCATAAATCGAGGAGTTAAGGAACCACCATTGCCAACCAACAGAGTTTTGGCACTGCAAACTCTACGCAAGATGACTTCATCGGTACCATATGATCCTTACGATGATATGGACAACAATCCTTTTGCAGAACCTGTAGAACCTCTTGCGGTTCCGGAAACGATAAACAGCATAACCAGGGGAGATCAGGAACAACAGCCAGATACAGAAAGGAACAACAAGGAACATAGTAGCCACAAAGATAATGATAGTGAGTCCACTAATACAACTaatcaacaagaaaatggcAATGACTCCGCCGTGAATGACATACCAATTGATGAACTTCTTCCTGAACggaaaaacaacaaataCAACCTCTTTGTACAAGTGACTGGGATCGAGCGGGCTGGATCATTAACgaataaaaaggaaaaccCATCGATCAAATTCGACTGTACCACGAACTTACCCACATTCCGTAAACCTAAACataagaaattgaaaaaaacGTATACCGAGTTCTATAAGCTATTCAAATACTTGAATGCAGCAATCCCCGAAACGTTTGTACCATCGCTACCAAACTCATTCACGTCATATGGTATAAataacgaagaagatgccATAAAGACCGCCGCAAATTTCCAGAGTTGGTTCAACAGAATTACTTCGGACCCATTGATAATTCGCAGCGATGAAGTAGCGATCTTTATCGAATCTGATTTCAATACATATACTCCCTTGAAGAAAGTATCATCAATCTCTGGCCTTAAGAGGAAGACTTTAAAACAGTTGAGCCCACCCTATGACGAGACATTGGCACTTGCTGAATTCAGGCCATTGGTCAAATCTATCTACCATACGACTCAAGAGATCAAGgcaaaacttttgaaaatggCAACTGTGAGAAGACAACTAAGCCAAGAAGTGAATCAATTCGGTCAAGCGTTCCAACCACTATCCCTAGATAACTCAGATTTATATCACAAGTTTGGCCGTGTGATTACGGCAATCGGTGACATCGAGAGCATTGTAGCCAACCTCGACATGGCCACTTTATTCGACCCACTTGAGAGCATCGAGCATGACTCGTACATCATCAAAGAAGCACTCACAAATCGTCATTTCGTGATGCGTGAACTATTACAAGCGCAACAGACTTCTAGACAAAGACAGGAGAATGCCAGGAAATTGAGAGCGAAAAGAGATATAAATCCTTTGAAAGTGGATGAATCTATAAGACAACTGAAAGAGTCTACGAAAAACGAACACGATCTAACGATCAAATTGAAACGAATCACTGCAAACATGCTCATTGAACGCGAAAGATGGCTAGTGTACTTGCAGGAAACCTTGGCACAAGCTATCAAGGAGTTCGTTTTGAGAAAGATAGAGTACGACAGGAAAAAATTATCCTTACTGGAGCGTATACGTCTCACTGTAAGAACCGCAGATGGCAAAGGTGGGCTCTCACGACTTGGTAGATCCTCCCTCCCGACCATCTCAACACTCTCATCTTCTCAATCGTACTCTGGAGACAGTTGGACTGGCGACAAGACCAGAACTCCTCATCTCATTGGTGGGATCGTCACTACAGAATTTGACAATGCAGTATTCAACCCAAACAACTCACATGGGGAAACAAACACTAGTCAACCACAATCTTCCAGACAGTCAGAAAACATCGAACAGGTGGGACTCTCTGCACGCCAGGCAGCATCACTTCTAGGAGACGGCACTTTCTAGTCGGACAGACAAACAGACACACATGCATACACACTGGCATGTCTGTCTCATTAATCATGTCGATACATATATAGTAAGGCAAACTACATACGTAAATCAACCGCCACGTGACTATAATCACTTACAACGACTAGACAAAATTTTAAAAAAACACGCAAATAAAATCTGGGCGTCTTAGGGCCAGAAAATCGTAGCGCAGACGCAGCCTGCGAAACATTAGGGAAACACCAGCGAAACGAATACTCAGTAGAATAACGCAAATTAGgaaaaaatttttttgtaaGCTCATCACATCGATTTGATTTTCTCAGTTATAgtgaaaagagaaaaattttttctttaaatttaGTTTAAACCATCTCATCTACATGTTACTCCTTTTCAATTAAGACAAAGAGATCTTTTGTAATGGTTTCATTTATTTAGTAGTTTGGTTTAGTTTGGATAATTAGATTATTGCTTAATTGTTTCATTGTATTCTGCTTCCATTTGGATTTGTTTTCTCTGAAAAGACCAGAGCAAACTCCACAGACCGCTAACCtaaattctttaattcAAGATGGTTGCTTTCACTGTTGACCAAATTCGTTCCTTGATGGACAAGGTTACCAATGTCCGTAACATGTCCGTTATTGCCCACGTCGATCACGGTAAGTCTACTTTGACCGATTCTTTGGTGCAAAGAGCTGGTATTATTTCTGCTGCCAAGGCAGGTGAAGCTCGTTTCACCGATACCAGAAAggatgaacaagaaagagGTATTACTATCAAGTCTACTGCtatttctttattctcTGAAATGAGTGACGATGATGTTAAGGATATCAAGCAAAAGACTGACGGTAACGCTTTCTTGATCAACTTGATCGATTCCCCAGGTCACGTTGATTTCTCTTCTGAAGTTACTGCCGCTTTGCGTGTTACTGATGGTGCTTTGGTTGTCGTTGATACCGTTGAAGGTGTCTGTGTCCAAACCGAAACCGTTTTGAGACAATCTTTGGCTGAAAGAATTAAGCCTGTTGTTGTTATCAACAAGGTTGACAGAGCTTTGTTGGAATTGCAAGTTTCCAAGGAAGATTTGTACCAATCTTTCTCCAGAACCGTTGAATCTGTCAACGTTATCATCTCCACCTACGCTGATGAAGTCTTGGGTGATGTCCAAGTTTACCCACAAAGAGGTACTGTTGCCTTCGGTTCCGGTTTGCACGGTTGGGCTTTCACCGTCAGACAATTTGCCAACAGATACTCTAAGAAGTTCGGTGTTGACAGAGAAAAGATGATGGACAGATTATGGGGTGACTCTTACTTCAACCCAAAGACCAAGAAGTGGACTAACAAGGAAAGAGACGCCGATGGTAAGCCATTGGAAAGAGCTTTCAACATGTTCGTCTTGGACCCAATCTTCAGATTGTTTGCTGCCATCATGAACttcaagaaggaagaaattcCAGTCTTGTTGGAGAAGTTAGAAATCAACTTGAAGGGTGACgaaaaggaattggaaGGTAAGAACTTGTTGAAGGTTGTCATGAGAAAATTCTTGCCAGCTGCCGATGCTTTGTTGGAAATGATCATCTTGCACTTGCCATCTCCAGTTACTGCTCAAAATTACAGAGCTGAACAATTGTACGAAGGTCCATCTGATGATCCAGCTTGTATTGCTATCAAGAACTGTGATCCAAAGTCCGATTTGATGT
Coding sequences within:
- a CDS encoding acetate uptake transporter family protein (some similarities with uniprot|Q12359 Saccharomyces cerevisiae YDR384C ATO3 Plasma membrane protein regulation pattern suggests a possible role in export of ammonia from the cell member of the TC 9.B.33 YaaH family of putative transporters), translated to MTEYREDSIKQLPKVTATETSNTLFTIERINSNSDEYDEEDVPKMLVDERDDDDSSSFDGDDDDSMDKNRQRRHNKRAKEEYVVIGGKTYMTSDLEQWLARDHDLENQTEELTRAKTNVTLLQGELADLDTDHKVYANPLPLGLSSFGFSCLLLSMVNAQVRGVTNNKIVLGAAIFYGGIIELIAGLFCFPLGDTFGMTVLGAYGGFWLSYSVILTDQFNIVSSYSDDPAMLKNALGLYLTCWTVFTTLCWLCTMKSTWGLFLCFTFLEMTFIMLACSEFLDSVPIAKAGGYFGMFSAMCAFYVLYSGLANADNSYVPLRQFSLPKTQRVITSSRV
- the VPS17 gene encoding retromer subunit VPS17 (similar to uniprot|P32913 Saccharomyces cerevisiae YOR132W VPS17 Peripheral membrane protein required for vacuolar protein sorting) produces the protein MTSSVPYDPYDDMDNNPFAEPVEPLAVPETINSITRGDQEQQPDTERNNKEHSSHKDNDSESTNTTNQQENGNDSAVNDIPIDELLPERKNNKYNLFVQVTGIERAGSLTNKKENPSIKFDCTTNLPTFRKPKHKKLKKTYTEFYKLFKYLNAAIPETFVPSLPNSFTSYGINNEEDAIKTAANFQSWFNRITSDPLIIRSDEVAIFIESDFNTYTPLKKVSSISGLKRKTLKQLSPPYDETLALAEFRPLVKSIYHTTQEIKAKLLKMATVRRQLSQEVNQFGQAFQPLSLDNSDLYHKFGRVITAIGDIESIVANLDMATLFDPLESIEHDSYIIKEALTNRHFVMRELLQAQQTSRQRQENARKLRAKRDINPLKVDESIRQLKESTKNEHDLTIKLKRITANMLIERERWLVYLQETLAQAIKEFVLRKIEYDRKKLSLLERIRLTVRTADGKGGLSRLGRSSLPTISTLSSSQSYSGDSWTGDKTRTPHLIGGIVTTEFDNAVFNPNNSHGETNTSQPQSSRQSENIEQVGLSARQAASLLGDGTF
- a CDS encoding putative haloacid dehalogenase-like hydrolase (similar to uniprot|Q12486 Saccharomyces cerevisiae YOR131C Hypothetical ORF), encoding MLRLKATDKSIRSFVFDMDGTLCLPQTWMFKAMREAVGCLDKSIDILHFIENLPTIEERVEAHNKIEAVEQRAMDEMQPQSGLIELFQYLNDNDVSKSICTRNLIKPVNYLIDSFVPTELNEFKCIVTREFQPPKPKPDPLLHIARRLNINPSEMVMVGDSIDDMQAGLEAGFTTILLENDVNKHLTKDTTLVHYSVKKLSDIIDLLGCI